A window of Panicum virgatum strain AP13 chromosome 8K, P.virgatum_v5, whole genome shotgun sequence contains these coding sequences:
- the LOC120643530 gene encoding protein Rf1, mitochondrial-like, producing MSRRVRDRCLELERAIADRFRSGNLGLDDDVKLFDELLHHARPASVIAINQILTAFSRGQDRGSSTSALVVSLFNRMARASPKKVAPNEITYNILIGCFCRMGRLELGFASFGLVLKAGWRVGTVISPLLKGLCDAKRVGEAMEILSRRMPQFGCTPDVFSYTTVLKGLCDEKRVDEALELLHMMEDDGGDSCPPDVVTYTIVIDGLCKAQALDRAEGVLQQMIHKGVKPDIQTYNCLIHGYCSSGQWKQVVRMLKEMTVHGHKPDVFTCSLLLDYHCKNGRCTEARKIFDSMIEKGIKPDVTAYSTLLHGYATKGALSDMHGLMDLMAGNDISPNHHTFNIVLWAYTKGGMIDEAMHIVDQMRQQGLSPDVVTYASIIDALCKLGRVDEAMLKFNQMINEGVTPDIVVFGSLVYGLCTVDKWDKAEELFSEMLNQGIHPNATFFNTIMHNLCNGGWVMEAQSLLDFMVCVGVRPNVISYNSLIDGYCLAGRMKEAIELLDDMVRVGLKPDDFSYNTLLHGYSRAGRIDDAVRLFREMLSNEVKPGIVSYNTVLHGLFQSGKFSEAKELYVNMIKSGMQLNIYTYSIILNGLCKNNCVDEAFKIFQNLCSMDFQLDIITFSIMIDAFFKSGRKEDAMDMFATISAHGLVPNVVTYSLMIQNLIKEGLLEESDNLFSAMEKSGCIPDSFMLNSLVRRLLHRGDIMRAGAYLSKIDEMNFSLEASTTSLLISVFSREEYRHHAKSLPEKYHFLVDVNK from the coding sequence ATGTCCCGCCGCGTGCGCGACCGTTGCTTGGAGCTGGAGCGCGCCATCGCTGATCGCTTCCGCTCGGGAAACCTTGGCCTAGACGACGACGTCAAGCTGTTCGATGAATTGCTGCACCACGCTAGGCCAGCCTCAGTGATCGCCATCAATCAGATCCTCACCGCTTTCTCTCGCGGTCAGGACAGGGGCTCCTCAACCTCTGCGCTCGTTGTCTCCCTCTTCAACCGGATGGCCCGTGCCTCCCCAAAAAAGGTGGCTCCCAATGAGATCACCTACAACATCCTCATCGGTTGCTTCTGCCGCATGGGACGCCTGGAGCTTGGTTTCGCCTCCTTTGGCCTCGTCCTCAAGGCGGGCTGGAGGGTGGGCACAGTCATCAGTCCGCTTCTCAAAGGTCTCTGTGATGCAAAGAGGGTGGGTGAGGCCATGGAGATATTGAGCCGACGAATGCCTCAGTTTGGCTGCACGCCGGATGTATTTTCATACACCACAGTTCTAAAGGGTTTATGTGATGAAAAGAGAGTTGATGAGGCACTTGAGCTGCTCCATATGATGGAAGATGATGGAGGCGATAGCTGTCCACCAGATGTGGTGACGTACACCATAGTCATTGATGGCCTGTGCAAAGCTCAAGCACTTGATAGGGCCGAGGGTGTCCTTCAGCAGATGATTCATAAAGGTGTCAAGCCAGATATTCAAACATATAATTGTCTGATCCATGGATATTGCTCTTCAGGTCAGTGGAAACAGGTGGTTCGAATGCTGAAAGAAATGACCGTACATGGTCATAAGCCAGATGTTTTCACTTGTAGTTTGCTGCTGGACTATCACTGCAAGAATGGAAGATGCACAGAGGCTAGAAAGATTTTTGATTCTATGATTGAAAAGGGCATAAAACCTGATGTAACTGCATATAGCACTCTGCTTCATGGTTATGCTACCAAAGGAGCTCTTTCTGATATGCATGGCCTCATGGATTTGATGGCAGGAAATGACATTTCACCTAACCATCATACCTTTAACATAGTTCTCTGGGCGTATACTAAAGGTGGTATGATAGATGAGGCTATGCATATAGTTGACCAGATGAGGCAGCAAGGGTTGAGTCCTGATGTAGTCACCTATGCATCAATAATAGACGCACTTTGCAAGTTGGGAAGAGTGGACGAGGCTATGCTTAAATTCAATCAGATGATCAATGAAGGGGTGACTCCTGATATCGTTGTTTTTGGCTCACTAGTTTATGGACTGTGCACTGTTGACAAATGGGACAAGGCTGAGGAATTATTTTCTGAAATGCTGaatcaagggatccatcccaATGCCACATTTTTCAACACAATAATGCATAACCTTTGCAATGGAGGATGGGTCATGGAAGCTCAGAGTCTCCTTGACTTCATGGTATGTGTAGGTGTGAGACCTAATGTTATCTCGTATAATTCATTAATTGATGGCTATTGCTTAGCTGGTAGGATGAAGGAAGCTATAGAGTTACTTGATGATATGGTCCGAGTTGGCTTGAAACCAGATGACTTTTCTTATAATACTTTGCTTCATGGCTATTCTAGAGCTGGCAGGATAGATGATGCAGTTAGACTATTCAGAGAAATGTTAAGCAATGAAGTTAAGCCTGGAATTGTCAGTTATAACACGGTACTTCATGGTTTATTTCAGTCTGGGAAGTTTTCTGAAGCAAAAGAACTCTACGTCAATATGATCAAAAGTGGAATGCAGTTGAACATTTACACGTACAGCATAATTCTGAatggtctttgcaaaaataacTGTGTTGATGAGGCatttaaaatatttcaaaatctatGTTCTATGGATTTTCAACTCGACATCATTACCTTCAGCATTATGATTGATGCTTTTTTCAAAAGTGGCAGAAAGGAAGATGCTATGGATATGTTCGCTACTATCTCTGCCCATGGTTTAGTCCCAAATGTTGTGACCTACAGCTTAATGATACAAAATCTCATAAAAGAAGGGTTGCTAGAAGAGTCAGACAATCTGTTTTCAGCAATGGAAAAGAGTGGATGCATTCCAGACTCATTTATGCTAAATTCTCTTGTTAGGAGGCTTTTGCACAGAGGTGATATAATGAGGGCTGGGGCTTACCTCTCCAAAATTGATGAGATGAACTTCTCACTTGAGGCGTCCACTACTTCCTTGCTAATATCAGTTTTCTCGAGGGAGGAATATCGGCACCATGCAAAATCCCTACCTGAAAAGTATCATTTTCTTGTGGATGTCAATAAATGA